In Zunongwangia sp. HGR-M22, the sequence TGAGATAAGCTAAGTACCGAAGCTCCATTAGACTCAGGCTTTACAGAAACATTTTTATATCTAGAAACAGCCGAGTCAAAATTTAAAAAACGAACATAAAAGCTCTTATCTTCCTGGAGTCCGTTTTCTGAGCGTATTATCCTAGCATTCAAAAAAGGAGTTTCAATTTTTTCTCCAAACTTATACGTTTTACTAAAAGCTATTTCTTCTTGTGTTCCACCATTTTTTTTGTCCTTAGAACCATAAGATTGTAATGTAAAACTGCCGGGGATTGCTGCTGTAATTTGAAAATTGTCCTCGCTTACAGACACAATTTTATAAGTTATATCTAATGCCTGAAACTTTGTGGTATCAACAATTACTTCAAAAGGAGTCTCTCCATAGGCATCTACGCGTTGATATTCCCCATCCTTTCTATAATCAACATAAAATCCCAGTCGTTCTACAACTTCTTCATTATGGGTTCTAGATCTTAAAATGGTTATAGCTGTATTAACTTTATCTGATGTTCCCCCCCAATTAAAAGTCAAACTCGTATTACTGGTAAAAAAAGGATTTTGATCATCCTTTATAGAAATCGAATTACCTAATTGATAAACCGGTAGTTTCCTAACATTGTTGTAATAAGCTACGGCTAAACTTACCGTTACTGAAAACAATATAAGTTTCCAATAACTAATCACTTTTAGCACAAAACCTTTAAAATCGAAGGTGGAACCTACATCAGATATGTGATCTTCTTCATTCGCCATTTAAAACCTAGTAAATAATAAGATTGTTGTTGAAATTAACGAAAAAACTGTACCTATGGTTCTAAAACTCTCAATTCCGGTTGTACCAGCACCCAATGATTTTTGTGGCAAGGGATCGACGATTATCAGATCGTTGGGCTGTATGTAGTAATAGGCACTCTTTACAGCATCCAAATTTGTTAAATCTATATGGTGCACTTCCTCGCCGTGAGGATATTGCCTTAAAATCTTCACATCTTCTCTATTGCCGACGTCGCTAATCCCTCCCGCATTAGCTATCGCTTCCATTATCGTAACTCGCTCTTTATACAATACATTACTACCTGCTCCTATTTCACCGATAGTTGTATATCGTATTCCCGCAAGCTTTACAGTGACAAAGATGTTCGCCTGCTCTCTAAAATATTCAGATAGTAATCTATTTTCTATTTTTTCCCTTATTTCTTCAACAGTATACCCCATCACATTAACTTCACCCAAGGTAGGAACGCGAATATTACCATGTTCATCTACAGCAAAACCATCATAGTACATTCTTTCTTCTCCTGTTGCATTGGCATTCCCTTCGTTCACAGGATTAAACATCCCTACAATATCTTGATCTAGAGCTTTCACTCTTATACTTAGAAGATCGCCAACTTGTACGCGGTAAGGTTTATTTAGACGATGAACATCTACAATACTATCAATGCTTGCCTTATCTTCCTGAAGGTAAGATAACTTCTTTGTAGAAATACAAGAAGTAGACATTAAAGATAGCGCGAGTACTAGTAGTAATAAAATTCTAGTCATAAGGGGCTTCACAAATTTTTAACAAATATAATTCTTGCGCATTAATAATAAAATAATTAAGATGAATATCGATAATTTAACTTTATTTGCGGTTAAACTGAAAAATTGTGAATTACCTTTCTGTTGAAAATATTGCAAAATCTTATGGTGAACGTATATTATTCACCGATATATCCTTCGGAATCAATGAGGGGCAAAAAGTAGGCTTTGTCGCCAAAAATGGGACTGGAAAAACTTCGCTTCTTAACATCCTGGCCGGATTTGACACCCCAGATGAAGGAAATGTAGTCTACCGTAAGAATATTAAGACGGCTTTTTTACCTCAGGAACCCGACTTAAATCCAAATTTAACGGTAGAACAAACTATTTTTTCTGCGGAAAATGAAACTCTAGAAATTATAAAGCGCTACGAAGCTGCTTTAGAAAATCCTTCAGATGCTGAAGCTTATCAAAAAGCTTTCGAGGAAATGGATGCCGCCCAGGCATGGGATTTTGAAACCCAATACAAACAAATTCTTTTTCAGTTAAAACTTGAAGACCTTCAAAAAGAAGTGAAAAACCTCTCTGGTGGCCAGAAAAAGCGATTAGCTTTAGCCAATATGCTTTTGCAAAAACCAGATTTTATAGTAATGGACGAACCTACCAACCATTTAGATCTGGATATGATCGAATGGCTGGAAGAATTTTTCAGAAAAGAAAATTTCACCATTTTTATGGTAACGCACGACAGATATTTTTTGGAACGTGTGTGTAATGAAATTGTAGAGCTAGATGAAGGAAATTTATATACTTATAAAGGAAATTATTCCTATTATTTAGATAAAAAAGAATCGCGAATTGAATTAGAAAATACCAATACCGTTAAGGCAAAACAGCTTTTTAAAAAGGAATTGGACTGGATGCGTAAACAACCCAAAGCACGTACTACAAAATCGAAATCCAGAATCGACGATTTTCACGAAATAAAAGATCGAGCTTCTAAAAGACGCAAAGACCATCAGGTTCAATTAGAAATTAACATGGAGCGCCTGGGAAGCAAAATGGTAGAACTGCATAATATTTCCAAAAGTTTTGAAAATAAAGTGCTTTTCGAAAATTTCGATTACAATTTTCAAAAAGGAGAACGTGCCGGTATAATTGGTAAAAACGGTACGGGAAAATCTACGTTTTTAAATATTCTTACTGGTGATCTTCAGCCAGACACCGGTAAAGTAGTGGTTGGCGAAACCATAAAATTTGGATATTATACCCAGCGCGGGATTAAAGTAAAACCAGGACAGAAAGTTATCGATGTGATTCGAGAATTTGGGGACTTTATTCCGCTTAAAAAAGGAAGGCAAATTTCTGCTCAGCAATTGTTAGAACGTTTTCTTTTCGATAGAAAAAAACAATATGACTTCGTAGAAAAATTAAGTGGTGGAGAGAAAAAAAGATTGTATTTGTGTACGGTTTTAATTCAGAATCCAAACTTTTTAATTCTGGACGAGCCTACCAACGATCTAGATATTGTTACTTTAAATGTTTTGGAAAGCTTTCTATTGGATTATCCTGGCTGTTTGCTGGTTGTTTCTCACGATCGTTATTTTATGGATAAGATTGTAGACCACCTTTTTGTTTTCCCTGGAAATAAAACAATTGAAGATTTCCCCGGAAATTATTCAGATTATCGTGCCTATGAAGGAAGTTTAGATGCTGCTGAGGATAAAAATGAACCTTCAGAAAAGTCAACTAAAAACGATTGGAAAGACGAAAGTACAGGAACCAAATTAAGCTATAACGAGCAAAAAGAATATCAAAAATTAGAACGGGAAATCGCTAAACTCGAGAAGAAAAAAGAAGAAGTTCAGAAAAAATTTCTGGAAGAGCTGAGCGGGGAGGAAATCGATAAAACTTCTTTAGAGTTAAAAGATATCGAGAAACAGATCGAAAGCAAAACCGAACGCTGGTTTGAATTGATGGAGAAAATGGAGAGTTAGCATGTTGATATAATACCGTCTTCATTTAAGATTTTATTTCTGAAAGCAAAAGACAAAACAGACCAGAGACAAGAGATAAGAGATAAGAGATAAGAGATAAGAGATAAGAGATAATAATTTTAAGATGCGGTGATTTGTTACTGCATAAAAAATCATTATTAATTTTGAATGATGAATTTTGAATCATTTCTTGTTAAGACTTTTAATTTTGAAACCTGGAATTATCTAAAATTGTTTGTAAAATTGGAAGTGAAAAATACCGAAATACGAAATTGTATATTTTTGAGCTGCTTTTTATTAAAGCACGATTAAAAATTGATTATTGATCATTCAAACCGTAACGTCCTAACTAAAAAATTGCATCAATTAAAAGCTTACATAAAATTTCTACTTGCTTCGCAAAATCAGCACGGATTGCATTCTCCTTTTGTGTACGATTTGGTGACTAATTGTTTTTACGATAAAAATAAATATCCCGAATATCAACAAATCAAAAAATACAAAGTTGATCTTCTAAAAAACACTTCTGAAATTGAGGTAACCGATTTTGGTGCGGGTAGTCGGGTTTTTAAAAGTAATAAAAGGAAGGTTTCAAAAATCGCAAAAGTCGCCGGAATTACTTCAAAAAAAGCAAAATTTTTATTCCGCATTACGCAATACCTTGAGATCAGAAATTGTCTGGAACTTGGCACCAGTTTAGGTATTGCATCCGCAGCAATTGCCTCCGCAGAAAAAACAACTTTAACCACCATAGAAGGTTGCCCTAAAACCGCCAATATTGCGCAACAGCAATTGAAGAAATTCGGTTTTAAAAATATTGAACTTAAAATTGGCGAATTTCAACACTATGTATCTGATTTCTCAAATTCCCAAAAATTCGATTTAATTTATTTCGATGGTAATCATCAAAAAACAGCTACACTTCAGTATTTCAAAGCACTTTTGCCAACCGCACATAACAATTCTGTTTTTATTTTTGATGATATTCACCTTTCCGAAGAAATGGAACAAGCTTGGTTAGAAATTCAAAATCATCATAAAGTACAAGTTACTATCGACAGCTTCCATTTAGGCTTAGTTTTCTTCCGCAGGGAACAAGTAAAAGAACATTTTAAAATTAGATTGTAACAAAAACAAACTCTTAGCGTCATACCTTTATAAATTGATTTTCTATGAGCAAGAAGGTTATCGAAATTAGAAATATTATTCGAAATTTCCCTTTAGGACAGGAAGTTGTAAAAGTGCTTAAAGGTATCGATCTGGATATCGATCGCGGTGAATATGTAGCATTCATGGGACCCTCTGGTTCAGGGAAATCAACTTTAATGAACTTATTGGGATGCTTAGATACACCAACCGGTGGTTCTTATATCTTGAACGGAAAAGATGTTAGCCAAATGACCGATAGCGAACTTGCCGAAGTTCGTAATAAAGAAATTGGTTTCGTTTTTCAGACTTTTAATTTACTTCCACGAACAACTGCTTTAGATAATGTTGCACTTCCTATGATCTACGCCGGTGCCTCAAAAGCCGATCGCAAAAAAAGAGCCGAAGAGGTTTTAACCGATGTTGGTCTTGGTGATCGTATGGATCATAAACCTAATCAGCTTTCAGGAGGGCAACGACAACGTGTGGCTGTAGGTAGAGCTTTGGTAAATAAACCTTCGATTATTCTTGCAGATGAGCCTACAGGAAACCTGGATTCCAAAACTTCTGTTGAGATTATGAGTCTTTTTGATGCTATCCATGCCGCAGGAAATACCGTAATTCTTGTTACTCACGAAGAAGATATTGCAGAACATGCACATAGGGTAATTAGACTTCGTGATGGGGTAATTGAAAGTGATACCAGGAAAGAAGTAGTAAGTAGTAAGTAGTGAAAATATATAAATTCGAAGCTAAAACTATTTATTTATCTAAAATCTTAAATTTTGAATGTTTTATTTCAAAATATTCTCAGATTATTTTAGCTGAAGAATTTTTGTTTTTTTTCTTCTTAAAGCATTTATTTCAACTAAAGAAAATTTGTAGTTGATCACTAACAGTCATTTGCTTTCCATAAAAATCATAACTTTGCAGTCTTAACCTAGAATCTTAAGCTTGTGTTTCAATTAGATCAAGAATCTTATATTTATCTCGTTATCATAGCCATTGGTTTGCTTGTATTCTCGATGGGCGCCAAACAACGCAAAAAAAGACGAAACGAAAACACCGACTTCCGTAGAAGATATCAGGATCGCAAAAAAGAAGAAGAAAAAGATAGAACTACTAAATAAGCTACACTATTTACTTTTGTAACTTCGCTCTCCTATTTGTTCTTCTGAAAAAAATACTGAATGAAAATTTATACTAAAACTGGCGATAAAGGAACAACCGCATTATTTGGAGGTACTCGTGTTCCAAAACATCATATTCGTATCGAAAGTTATGGTACCGTAGACGAACTTAACGCCCATATTGGTCTTATAAGAGATCAAAAAATTGATAAAATTACTGCGGAAGTTTTACTGGATATTCAGCATAAACTTTTTACCATTGGTTCAATTCTCGCAACAGATCCCGAAAAAGCAACCCTGAAAAACGGAAAATCTCGTCTTAATATTCCCAGAATTTCTGAAGAGGATATTCATCTCTTAGAAACTGAAATGGATAGAATGAATGAGGAACTTCCCGAAATGACGCATTTTGTGCTACCGGGCGGGCATCAAAGCGTGTCATTCTGTCACATAGCCAGATGCGTTTGCAGGCGTGCAGAACGCTTAAGTACAGCACTCTACAACGAAGAAGTTTTTGATGAAGAAGTTTTAAAATACTTAAACCGACTGTCTGACTACCTCTTTGTGCTGGCACGACTATTGACTAAACAACTGCAAGCTGAAGAAATTAAATGGATTCCAGAAAAATCTTAAGAAATCGGTAAATTAAAAATCCGTAAATCGTCTTTTTCGCTGCATTTTAGTTCTTTCACCTATGTTCTTAATAATATTGAATAAAAATTAGACTTTTTTCTTGGGAATTTCAGTAAAAAAATTATTTTTGCAGAAATTAAAAACCCGATTAACTAATGTACTGGACTTTAGAATTAGCATCTTATCTTAGTGATGCACCATGGCCGGCAACCAAAGATGAGTTAATTGATTATGCCATTAGAACAGGAGCACCACTAGAAGTTGTGGAAAACCTTCAGGCCATAGAAGATGAAGGTGACTCTTATGATTCTATCGAAGAAATATGGCCCGACTATCCAACAGATGAAGATTATCTGTGGAACGAAGATGAATATTAAATTACATTTATACCTATAAAGTTAAAAGTCTCATTATTTAATGAGGCTTTTTTTTTGCGTATATTTGAACCCCTAATAATAGGAAAACTATGAGTTTTTTAGAATCTGTATTAAAAGTATTTGTTGGCGACAAATCCAAAAAGGATGTCAAAGAAATACAACCAATAGTAAATAAAATTAAAGCGCTTGAGGCCGATTTTGAGGCATTAACTTTAGATGAGCTTCGCGCTAAAACTACTCAGTTTAAATCAACAATAGCAGATGCTTTAAAAGATGTAAATCAACAGATTGAAAATCTTGAAAAAGAAGCAGATACTTCTGATGATATCACGCGTAAAGAAGATATTTATGCTGAAATCGACGGATTAAAAGATAAATCTTACGAAATATCAGAAGGTGTTCTTAATGAAATTTTACCGGAAGCTTTTGCAACGGTTAAAGAAACTGCGAAACGCTTTGCTAATAATGAGACTTTAGAGGTTACTGCCTCTGCTTACGATCGTGAAATTTCTGCAGAGAAAGATTATGTAAATCTTCAGGACGATAAAGCGATATGGAACAATTCCTGGGATGCGGCCGGTAAACCGGTAACCTGGGATATGATTCACTACGATGTACAGCTAATTGGTGGTGTTGCTATGCACCAGGGGAAAATTGCAGAGATGCAAACAGGGGAAGGTAAAACCCTTGTAGCTACTCTTCCTGTTTATCTTAACGCGCTTACCGGTAACGGGGTTCATCTGGTAACTGTAAACGATTATTTAGCAAAACGTGATAGCGCATGGATGGCACCTATTTTCGAATTTCATGGCCTAAGCGTAGATTGTGTAGATTATCACCGCCCTAATTCTGCTGCGCGTCGAAAAGCATATAATGCAGATATAACCTACGGTACAAATAACGAATTTGGTTTCGATTATCTAAGGGATAATATGTCTCATGCTCCAGACGATTTGGTGCAACGCCCACACAACTATGCGATTGTCGATGAGGTGGATTCAGTTTTAATAGACGATGCTCGTACGCCGTTAATTATTTCAGGACCTATTCCTAAAGGAGATGTACACGAATTTGACCAGCTTAAACCAGCAGTTGCTAATATCTTCGAAATTCAGCGTAAAAAGGCTACCGAGTTTTTACAGGCTGCAAAGAAATTAATTGCTGAAGGCGATCAAAAAGAAGGCGGATTACAACTTTTACGTGCTTATAGAGCGCTTCCGAAGAATAAAGCATTAATTAAATATTTGAGTCAGGAGGGTAATAAACAATTACTTCAGAAGACAGAAAATCATTACATGCAGGACAACAACCGCGAAATGCATAAGGTTGATGCCGAATTGTACTTTACTATTGAAGAAAAAAATAATCAGATCGACCTTACCGATAAAGGTATCGAATATCTTTCTGGTTCTAATGATCCTAACTTTTTCGTACTACCAGAAATTGGTATGGAAATCGCCAAAATTGAAAAAGAAGATCTTACTAAAGAAGAGGAAGCAGAGAAAAAAGAAGAGCTTTTCCGTGACTACAGCGTAAAAAGTGAGCGTATTCATACGCTTCGCCAACTTTTAAAAGCCTATACCCTATTCGAAAAAGATACCGAGTATGTGGTAATGGATAATAAAGTAAAGATCGTAGACGAGCAGACCGGTCGTATTATGGACGGGCGTCGTTATAGCGACGGTTTACACCAGGCGATAGAAGCAAAAGAAAATGTGAAGATTGAAGATGCTACGCAAACTTTTGCAACCGTAACGCTTCAAAATTACTTTAGAATGTACCGTAAACTTTCGGGTATGACGGGTACTGCGGTGACTGAAGCAGGAGAATTCTGGGAGATTTACGAATTAGATGTTGTCGAAATACCAACCAACCGTCCAATTGCCAGAAACGATAAAGACGATCTTGTTTATAAAACAAAACGTGAAAAATACAATGCAGTTATCGATCACGTTACCGAGCTATCCAGAGCTGGAAGACCAGTGCTTATTGGTACAACTTCCGTAGAAATTTCTGAGCTTTTAAGTAGAATGCTAAAACTTAGAAATGTTCCGCATAACGTATTAAATGCGAAATTGCATAAAAAAGAAGCCGATATTGTTGCCGAGGCTGGTAAAGGTGGTATCGTAACCATCGCAACGAACATGGCCGGTCGTGGTACCGATATTAAACTTTCTAAAGAAGTAAAAGACGCCGGTGGTTTGGCAATTATTGGTACAGAACGTCACGATTCTCGTCGTGTCGATCGCCAGTTAAGAGGTCGTGCCGGTCGTCAGGGAGATCCAGGTAGTTCTCAGTTCTACGTTTCTTTGGAGGATAATTTAATGCGTTTATTTGGATCTGAAAGGATTGCTAAGCTTATGGACCGTATGGGTCTCGAAGAAGGAGAAGTGATCCAACACGGAATGATCTCTAAATCTATTGAAAGAGCGCAGAAAAAAGTCGAAGAGAATAACTTTGGTATCCGTAAACGTCTATTAGAATATGATGATGTTATGAATGCCCAACGTGAGGTAATCTATAAACGTCGTTACCATGCCCTATTTGGTGAACGATTACGTGTAGATCTTGCTAATATGATATTCGATATTTCTGAATTAATTTCTGAAACAAATAAACAAGCCAACGATTATAAAAATTTCGAATTCGAATTAATTCGTTATTTCTCTATGAGTTCGCCAGTTTCTGAAGCTGACTTCGGAAAAATGAACGCGCAAAAAATAACTGCTGAAGTATATAAAGCAGCCTATGAGCATTACCAGGAAAAAACAAAGCATAGTGCAGCTCGTGCTTATCCTGTAATCCAACAAGTTTACGAAGATGAAACTAATAATTTCGAAAGAATTTCAGTTCCATTCTCAGACGGACAAAAAACACTTCAGGTAGTCACAAATCTTGAAAAAGCTTACGAAACAAAAGGTGAGCAGTTAATCAAAGATTTCGAAAAGAATATTACACTTGCCATTATCGATGATGCCTGGAAAACGCATCTTCGAAAAATGGATGAATTGAAACAAAGCGTTCAGTTAGCGGTACACGAGCAAAAAGACCCTTTGTTAATTTACAAATTCGAAGCATTCGAACTTTTTAAAGCGATGTTAGAAGATGTGAATCGCGATGTAATTGGATTCTTGTTTAAAGGAGAAATTCCTGAAGGAAATATGTCTAATATTCACGAAGCACGAAAACGCCGTCAGGAAAAGATTGAAGCTTCTAAAGAAGAAATTCAGAATCTTGATGAGCGTGCGGCACAAAGTCGTGCGGCAGGACAAGCTGCTAGTGGCGCACAGCAACCACAACGTCCTCAGGTAACCGAAACTATTAAACGTGAACAACCAAAAATTGGTCGTAACGATAAAGTAGTGATTAAACATGTAACCAAAGGTGAAAGCAAAACAGTAAAATTTAAGCAGGCTATTCCGCTAATCGAAAGTGGCGAATGGGTTGTCGTTAAAAAAGCGGAATAATTTATCTAAAATAGATTAAAAAAGCTGTCTTTATCAAAAGGCAGCTTTTTTTATTTCATTTTTCGGTATTCGGTTCAATATCCAACATTGTATTATACCGTTTTCAAATCAGCTCATTTTCAAATTAATCCATGAACTAGTAAGTTCAATAGTCCTTTTTCTGATTCCTGAATCTTGCTTCTCGAATCTCTTTTTTTTACTTCAAATAGCGAACCTAAGGTGCAGTTTGAGGTTGAAAAGTTTAAGGTTCAATTTTTTTATAGTTTTTACGTGATTCTGTTTATGTCTTAGTGTTTCCTGATTCTTGTGTCTTTTTTCTATAATCTTTAGTCTATTTCATAATCCAACAGCAAGGTTTAAAACTAAAATTCCATTTTTAGCTTACCAGTCTTAAAAATGCTTTCTTATTTTTGCTGTATTAAAAGGTTTAAGCGCAATGAAAAAATTTAAGGTCGAAGTAAAATGGGGAATCACTTTTGTGATTGCTCAACTTATCTGGATTGCTTTTGAAAAAGTGATGGGCTGGCACGATGAGCATATCAATGTTCAAGGAGTATATTCTTTATTTTTCGCGGTAATTGCTTTTTTAATTTACTATGCAGCCTTAAAGGAAAAGCGTGACAAATATTTTACAAACGAAGATTTTGGATGGCAACAGGGTTTTATGAGCGGAGTTATACTTACTGGTGTAATTACAATTCTTACTCCTCTTATCCAGTATTTTGCGATTACTGTTATTAGCCCTAATTATCTTCAGAATATGATTGCTTTTTCAGAGCAACAAGGCATGACTGTAGAAAATGCCGAGACGATGCATAGCACAAAAATGTATCTATTTATGCAGATTTTTAATGCACTTGCTATGGGAATCGTGACCGGAGCGATTGTAGCGCTAATTACTAAAAGGAAAGAGAAATAAAGCTTTAAAAACTATATTTTTAGCAACAAATTAGGATCGGGACAATTCTCCAAATAAAAATCCAGGTCTTTTTTAGAAGCTACACCCGGATAATCTCCACTATTTCCCTGAAGATCTTTAATAAGCTGAAAATGTAAATGTGGAGCATAATCACCATTTTCTTCTGCAGCGCCCAGTTCAGCTATTTTTTCTTGAGCTTTAACTTGCTGGCCTACTCTCAGGTTTTCTAATGATTTTCTGCTTAAGTGCCCGTAAAGTGAGTAAAATACTTCATCTTCAACTGTATGCTTCAAAATAATTGTTGGTCCATAATCTCCAAAATTGGCATTATCCTGAAAGCTATGGATTTCGCCATCTAAAACTGCTAGCACATCAGTACCTTCCGAAGTCCAGATATCAAGACCAATATGGATATTTCGGTTTAAAAATTCATCTACGTTTTTATTGAAAAGTTGGCTACGCTGATATAGTTTTCTTACTTCGTTATAACCACCAAAAGCAAGCTTTTTACCAGCCACTTTAAGATTATGATCTATAAATACCGAAAAGGCTTCAGAAGAAAGTTGCTCTAATTTTAAAAGTTCCGGGTTATTGGCAGATAGGTCGATGGCAATAAAATCTTCCTGTTTAAGTTCTCCTCCAACAACTGGAGTAAAACCTGCAGTTAACCCGGAAATATATTCAGCGAAACTTGCTTTCATAGAGTGCTTTTTCGCCAAATGTAATCTTTGTGTCCTAATTTAGCAACACATCGCTAAATCTTGCTGATATAGAGATTTGTCGATCTACATTAGAACTTTTGTAATATCCTTTTAGAATCTCGTTATCGTAAGACGAAGTTTTATCTACATTTAATGCTGCTGGATAATCTAAATCACTTTGATTACCGTTATAATTAAACCTAAATGCCGATTGAGGTAATTTTAATCTTAAATCGCTATTTTCTAACGTAATATCAAGATTCTTAAAGCTCCCTCCTAAATTTTTGATTGTTAAGTTACCAAAGGTACCAGACAAAATACCCATTTCGTTTAATCTATTAATATGTACATCACTACTGTTCGAAATTAATTTTATACTTCTGGCCGTG encodes:
- a CDS encoding O-methyltransferase, which gives rise to MHQLKAYIKFLLASQNQHGLHSPFVYDLVTNCFYDKNKYPEYQQIKKYKVDLLKNTSEIEVTDFGAGSRVFKSNKRKVSKIAKVAGITSKKAKFLFRITQYLEIRNCLELGTSLGIASAAIASAEKTTLTTIEGCPKTANIAQQQLKKFGFKNIELKIGEFQHYVSDFSNSQKFDLIYFDGNHQKTATLQYFKALLPTAHNNSVFIFDDIHLSEEMEQAWLEIQNHHKVQVTIDSFHLGLVFFRREQVKEHFKIRL
- a CDS encoding DUF2795 domain-containing protein, producing the protein MYWTLELASYLSDAPWPATKDELIDYAIRTGAPLEVVENLQAIEDEGDSYDSIEEIWPDYPTDEDYLWNEDEY
- a CDS encoding DUF4199 domain-containing protein; this translates as MKKFKVEVKWGITFVIAQLIWIAFEKVMGWHDEHINVQGVYSLFFAVIAFLIYYAALKEKRDKYFTNEDFGWQQGFMSGVILTGVITILTPLIQYFAITVISPNYLQNMIAFSEQQGMTVENAETMHSTKMYLFMQIFNALAMGIVTGAIVALITKRKEK
- a CDS encoding polysaccharide biosynthesis/export family protein; this translates as MTRILLLLVLALSLMSTSCISTKKLSYLQEDKASIDSIVDVHRLNKPYRVQVGDLLSIRVKALDQDIVGMFNPVNEGNANATGEERMYYDGFAVDEHGNIRVPTLGEVNVMGYTVEEIREKIENRLLSEYFREQANIFVTVKLAGIRYTTIGEIGAGSNVLYKERVTIMEAIANAGGISDVGNREDVKILRQYPHGEEVHHIDLTNLDAVKSAYYYIQPNDLIIVDPLPQKSLGAGTTGIESFRTIGTVFSLISTTILLFTRF
- a CDS encoding cob(I)yrinic acid a,c-diamide adenosyltransferase produces the protein MKIYTKTGDKGTTALFGGTRVPKHHIRIESYGTVDELNAHIGLIRDQKIDKITAEVLLDIQHKLFTIGSILATDPEKATLKNGKSRLNIPRISEEDIHLLETEMDRMNEELPEMTHFVLPGGHQSVSFCHIARCVCRRAERLSTALYNEEVFDEEVLKYLNRLSDYLFVLARLLTKQLQAEEIKWIPEKS
- the secA gene encoding preprotein translocase subunit SecA, with the protein product MSFLESVLKVFVGDKSKKDVKEIQPIVNKIKALEADFEALTLDELRAKTTQFKSTIADALKDVNQQIENLEKEADTSDDITRKEDIYAEIDGLKDKSYEISEGVLNEILPEAFATVKETAKRFANNETLEVTASAYDREISAEKDYVNLQDDKAIWNNSWDAAGKPVTWDMIHYDVQLIGGVAMHQGKIAEMQTGEGKTLVATLPVYLNALTGNGVHLVTVNDYLAKRDSAWMAPIFEFHGLSVDCVDYHRPNSAARRKAYNADITYGTNNEFGFDYLRDNMSHAPDDLVQRPHNYAIVDEVDSVLIDDARTPLIISGPIPKGDVHEFDQLKPAVANIFEIQRKKATEFLQAAKKLIAEGDQKEGGLQLLRAYRALPKNKALIKYLSQEGNKQLLQKTENHYMQDNNREMHKVDAELYFTIEEKNNQIDLTDKGIEYLSGSNDPNFFVLPEIGMEIAKIEKEDLTKEEEAEKKEELFRDYSVKSERIHTLRQLLKAYTLFEKDTEYVVMDNKVKIVDEQTGRIMDGRRYSDGLHQAIEAKENVKIEDATQTFATVTLQNYFRMYRKLSGMTGTAVTEAGEFWEIYELDVVEIPTNRPIARNDKDDLVYKTKREKYNAVIDHVTELSRAGRPVLIGTTSVEISELLSRMLKLRNVPHNVLNAKLHKKEADIVAEAGKGGIVTIATNMAGRGTDIKLSKEVKDAGGLAIIGTERHDSRRVDRQLRGRAGRQGDPGSSQFYVSLEDNLMRLFGSERIAKLMDRMGLEEGEVIQHGMISKSIERAQKKVEENNFGIRKRLLEYDDVMNAQREVIYKRRYHALFGERLRVDLANMIFDISELISETNKQANDYKNFEFELIRYFSMSSPVSEADFGKMNAQKITAEVYKAAYEHYQEKTKHSAARAYPVIQQVYEDETNNFERISVPFSDGQKTLQVVTNLEKAYETKGEQLIKDFEKNITLAIIDDAWKTHLRKMDELKQSVQLAVHEQKDPLLIYKFEAFELFKAMLEDVNRDVIGFLFKGEIPEGNMSNIHEARKRRQEKIEASKEEIQNLDERAAQSRAAGQAASGAQQPQRPQVTETIKREQPKIGRNDKVVIKHVTKGESKTVKFKQAIPLIESGEWVVVKKAE
- a CDS encoding peptidoglycan DD-metalloendopeptidase family protein; its protein translation is MKASFAEYISGLTAGFTPVVGGELKQEDFIAIDLSANNPELLKLEQLSSEAFSVFIDHNLKVAGKKLAFGGYNEVRKLYQRSQLFNKNVDEFLNRNIHIGLDIWTSEGTDVLAVLDGEIHSFQDNANFGDYGPTIILKHTVEDEVFYSLYGHLSRKSLENLRVGQQVKAQEKIAELGAAEENGDYAPHLHFQLIKDLQGNSGDYPGVASKKDLDFYLENCPDPNLLLKI
- a CDS encoding ABC transporter ATP-binding protein yields the protein MSKKVIEIRNIIRNFPLGQEVVKVLKGIDLDIDRGEYVAFMGPSGSGKSTLMNLLGCLDTPTGGSYILNGKDVSQMTDSELAEVRNKEIGFVFQTFNLLPRTTALDNVALPMIYAGASKADRKKRAEEVLTDVGLGDRMDHKPNQLSGGQRQRVAVGRALVNKPSIILADEPTGNLDSKTSVEIMSLFDAIHAAGNTVILVTHEEDIAEHAHRVIRLRDGVIESDTRKEVVSSK
- a CDS encoding ABC-F family ATP-binding cassette domain-containing protein; its protein translation is MNYLSVENIAKSYGERILFTDISFGINEGQKVGFVAKNGTGKTSLLNILAGFDTPDEGNVVYRKNIKTAFLPQEPDLNPNLTVEQTIFSAENETLEIIKRYEAALENPSDAEAYQKAFEEMDAAQAWDFETQYKQILFQLKLEDLQKEVKNLSGGQKKRLALANMLLQKPDFIVMDEPTNHLDLDMIEWLEEFFRKENFTIFMVTHDRYFLERVCNEIVELDEGNLYTYKGNYSYYLDKKESRIELENTNTVKAKQLFKKELDWMRKQPKARTTKSKSRIDDFHEIKDRASKRRKDHQVQLEINMERLGSKMVELHNISKSFENKVLFENFDYNFQKGERAGIIGKNGTGKSTFLNILTGDLQPDTGKVVVGETIKFGYYTQRGIKVKPGQKVIDVIREFGDFIPLKKGRQISAQQLLERFLFDRKKQYDFVEKLSGGEKKRLYLCTVLIQNPNFLILDEPTNDLDIVTLNVLESFLLDYPGCLLVVSHDRYFMDKIVDHLFVFPGNKTIEDFPGNYSDYRAYEGSLDAAEDKNEPSEKSTKNDWKDESTGTKLSYNEQKEYQKLEREIAKLEKKKEEVQKKFLEELSGEEIDKTSLELKDIEKQIESKTERWFELMEKMES